The DNA sequence TCCTTGCAACTTCCGCATTCATGTTTCTCAGGGCCAAGGTCAAAGAACTGGACACAGTCGACATATGTCCACCAACCCCTCCACACTACCGCTAGTTAAATTGGCTTCGAAGTGCAATACTTCATGAAGGGGGGAATTAATTCATTCGTACTTCGGTGTCAGGAGATCAGTGAAACTTATGGAGATGATCTCAAACCATGCAGAAACCTCATTACCGGCTAAACCCAATGCGTCTGAAGGAGGATCTTGAGTGAAGATAGCCACCATCATGGATTGCGAAATACATCTAGAACGAGGAGATATCACAGACCAACGGACCGATGCTATAGTCAATGCTGCAAACTCCAGCCTGATGGGTGGAGGAGGCGTGGATGGCGCGATACATAGGCACGGAGGGAAGATCATCCTGAAGGAGTGCAAGGAGATCCGAGGGAACAAGTGGCCCGACGGCCTGCCCACAGGCGAGGCGGTAATCACCAGTGGAGGCAATCTCCATGCAAGATATGTCATACACACTGTTGGGCCCGTTTGGAGAGGGGGCAAAAAGGGGGAACCAGAACTTCTGGCAAACGCCTACATGAACTCACTTCAGCTGTCGGTTGATCAAGGGTTGAAATCAATATCTTTCCCTTCCATCAGCACCGGTGCCTATGGCTATCCCATCAATGAGGCGGCCCGGATCGCACTTACCACTATCAGGAGTTTCCTTGAAGAGCATGAAGGCCTGCAAAAGGTGATAATGATACTCTTCTCCGATAGGGATTACGTGGCGTATAAGGAAGCATCCGAGGGAATCTTCAAGGCTTGAGGTCTGAGTGTAAAAGCATCCCCGACAACAATCTTATATGTGTCATGTCATAACAGCGCAAGGTCATTGAGACGCTATAGCACAGGTGATCGAGATGGAATACTGGGATCCCAATATTGAGACATTGCCCCCCGAGGAACTCGATGTCATCCAGGCGAAACTGCTCAAGAAACTTGTTCGGAGATTATGGGACAACTCCGAATTCTACCACGAGCGAATGAGGAAGGATGATGTTCGCCCGGATGATATTCAGTCTATAGATGATGTGACCAAACTCCCCTTCATGTACAAGACTGACCTCAGGGACAACTACCCAGATCTCATCTTCACCGAGCCGCAGAAGAAGATAATCCGCTACCATGCCTCATCCGGGACAACGGGAAAACCAACGGTGGTCGGATACACCCGCAATGACCTTGACATGTGGTCTACGTCCCTCGCCAGGGCTCTAACCTCCTGCGGTCTGGGTGAGGATGATGTGGTCCAGGTATCCAACGGATACGGATTGTTCACTGGAGGACTCGGATTCCACTACGCCGCGGAGAAGATCGGTGCAGCCGTGGTACCTGCCAGCACGGGCAACACCAAGAGACAGCTGGAACTCATCAAGGATCTCAATGTCACGGCCATGGCATGCACTCCCTCGTACATGATCCATATCGCCGAGCTGGCCGAGAGTATGGGAATGAGTATCAAGGATGACACCAAGCTTCGGGTGGGCCTGCTCGGAGCGGAACCATGGTCGGAATCGATGAGAAAGAACATACAGAGCGATACTGGAATATTCGCCCAGAACTGCTACGGCGCCAGCGAGCTCTCCGGTCCAATGTTCACCGAGTGCCTGGAGCAGCAGGGCATCCATGTCTGGAAGGATATCGCCCTTGTCGAGATACTGGACCCGGATACACTGGAACCAGTGTCCCCGGGGGAGAGAGGAGAGATGGTCCTAACCATTCTACAGAAGGAGGCCATGCCCATGATCCGCTACCGCATCGGGGACATAACAGCCCTATCTGAGGAAGAATGTGCATGTGGCCGGACACATCCCAGGATCGATAGATTGTCTGGAAGAGTGGATGATATGCTCATTATCAGGGGAATCAATGTCTTTCCGTCCCAGGTGGAGCATGCCCTCATGGCCATCCCCGAGGTGGGAAGCCATTACCAGATCGAGGTGGATAGAAAGGGATCCCTGGATGTCATAATGCTCAAGGTAGAGCTCAGCAAGGAGGCCTTCACCGACGACATCATCAAGCTGAGGAAGATAACACATACGGTATCGGACAGCCTCAGACACATCCTGAACATCAGGGTGGACGTTCAGCTAGTCGAACCGGGCACCCTCCCGCGATTCGAGGGGAAGGCAAAGCGGGTGATAGACAGGAGGAATCTCACATGAGCGAGTTCGTGATCAAGCAGCTGTCGATCTTTTCCGAGAACAGATACGGGCGGTTGTTCGAGATCGCCAACGCCCTTAAGGAGGCAGACATCAACCTTTTTGCCTTCAGCATCGCTGAGGCCGAGGGATTTGGCGTCATTCGGGCAATTGTGGATGATCCTGAGAAGGCAAGGGACAAGCTCTCATCACTAGGTTTCATGGTCTCCTTCACGGAGGTTCTCGCCATCGAGATGAGGGATGTCCCAGGCGGTCTAGCGGAGGCGGTCAAGATATTGAAGGAAGCGAGGATAAACATCGAGTACGCCTATGCCTACAGCGGACGAGAAAAAGCCGTTCTGATAATCAGGGTGGACAACATCGAAGAGGCTGTGGAAAAGATCAAAGAGTCCGGCGCCAACCTGGTGCACAACCATCACTTCACCTGATCCAGTTGGGAGGTCGATTGTGAGGGAAGACCCAGTGTCCCTCCTCTTCCGAACAATTGTGTTGTATTTATATTTATATCATTTGAAGAAAGTCAGAAGTACCCGGGACTTCTCTATTATACCATTGGATAGCGATGAAGGAAGTGGGCGATTCCAGAACTCCCCCCATCGGACGGGCTTCCGAGGGGTCACTGAGATATACCCTGATGGACTCTCTCGGATTCGACCGATATGGAACAGTCTATTTGGCGGTCTTCGTATTTGCGGTGCTGTCGATATCGTTGCTGCTGGCCACCTCGAGTATCGCTAGGCTAGGTATAATCGCATTCTACCTTTTCGGCTCGATCCCCTTCGCCTACATCTTCACCTACATCTATCCTGGAAGGGCAAGGTTCTCGAAGGGCACGGTCTTCTTCGGTGTTTCCAATTCGTTCAGGATCGGTGGATACAGGGCTGGCCTACCAACACTCATGATGGAGATATTCAAGGCGATACTCCCTTTCCTTGCATCGTTCCTGTTCTTCGATTATGACATCACGATAACCCTGCTGTTCGTTTTTGCCTCGCTTCTCGGGACCAACTTCTCCATCTTCCTGAGGTTCGTCGGGGGAATGGGGACCACCATACTCATGTGGAGTGTTCTGCTGCTTTCGCCCATCACTCTGATCGTCTGGATAATCCTGTTCTACCTGGTGGCCAAGGTCTTGTACGATGCATACTACGGGGCATTGATCAACTACGCCATCCTCCCTGTTCTTCTGTTCCTGATCGAGGGGAGCGTAGAGATGGTCATTTTCGCCATCGCCGTGGCGGTGATATTCGTCCTCAAGTATGACAGGAGCAAGGATGAGATAGGCATCTGGTACACCTCCAGGAAGAGCAAGGCCTGATTCCCATGAAGGCAGGCTCGTGATCCGATAGTTGTTGGTCGAGATCAAACCCCGAAGTTCCGAGCATAGATCAACTGGTCAGATTTCGGTCGCGGAGAGATAGGTCACGAATTCAAATCCAACCATTGGTTCAAGGTCATTGTTCAACGGGATATTGAATGTAAACGAGTAGAATTTTGTCTGCCCAGGCTCCAGGACGATCTCCCTCTGACTGTAGCTGAGACCGAGCGAGCCATTGAGGGAGAATTCCGCGATCAGCCATGCCGCCCTTGCCTGCGATGCGGTATTGGTGACCGAGACGTATATGACCGCATGATCCAGAAGATTCACGGCATCATCATGGGTTATCTCAAGCCCGTCGAGGGAAATGAACCGGAGGGGGCCCTGCGTATTCATCCGATCCGTTCTGGGGTACCTCAGTGCGAAGGAGATCGCCCCCGATCGCGAGTATCAATCCCATTCCGATCAAGACCGCCAATATGGCCACAACGGTAATCGCGATCTTGGACAATCTTACAGGCTGAGACCTCCTGGGAGCGTAGATCCCAGGCGAGGTAGGAATGCTCTGTCTCGTCCCACAGAACGGCCAGTAGTTCCTCCTCTCACCGATCTCGGATCCGCAGTTTGGAAACCTCATCCAATACTCCCCTCCAAAATTCAATTTACGCCCTTGTTTATTAAACTTACATGGTAGAAACCAATTCTTATCCAGTCACCAACTTCCGATGAATTATATGGTCAAAAACAAGTTTTTCGGTTTCACTTCGTTACATCCTGCAAATAATTAAATAAAATAAAAACTATCCTTGGCAAAGTTAATCATGATAGATTGTAACATGGAAACAAGGTGCAAAGCTGCTCTCCGCCACCAACATTTTTCCGTGGATGAGAAAGGCAAGTCTTTCATGTTCGTCTATTTCCGCTTTTGAACAAGTTGATCATTGGAGGAAAATTATGGCAGTTCTTGGAATTGAGGACCCCTATATCTGGGGGGGATACGTGATTGCCATCGTATTGGCTATAGCGTGCGCGGTGTACGGATTGCTCAATTGGAACAAAGAAGGGAAAGTGGAAGAAGGAGAAGAGGCAAATGGTTGACACTCTCACCCTAGGCATCGTAACCCTCGTATACATCATCGTGATCGTCTACCTTGGGTACTTGGGATACAAGCGCACCAAACAGGAAGAGGACTTCATGGTTGCGGGGAGGAAGATCCATCCCGTTGTCCTCGCGTTGTCCTACGGGGCCACTTTCATAAGCACTTCTGCGATAGTCGGTTTTGGAGGAGTGGCCGCACAGCTGGGAGAGGGTCTAATTTGGCTTACCATACTCAACATCGGCGTAGGCATTCTGCTGGCGTTCGTAATCTTCGGTAAGAAGGTCAGGAGCATAGGTCAGAGTGTCAAGGCCGTCACCTTCCCTGACCTCCTAGGAAAGATCTACAAATCGAAGTTCATGCAGTCAGTAACGGGTCTCATCATCCTAGTTGGAATGCCCCTTTACACAGCGGCCATTCTCATAGGTGGCGC is a window from the Methanomassiliicoccales archaeon genome containing:
- a CDS encoding O-acetyl-ADP-ribose deacetylase gives rise to the protein MDCEIHLERGDITDQRTDAIVNAANSSLMGGGGVDGAIHRHGGKIILKECKEIRGNKWPDGLPTGEAVITSGGNLHARYVIHTVGPVWRGGKKGEPELLANAYMNSLQLSVDQGLKSISFPSISTGAYGYPINEAARIALTTIRSFLEEHEGLQKVIMILFSDRDYVAYKEASEGIFKA
- a CDS encoding phenylacetate--CoA ligase encodes the protein MEYWDPNIETLPPEELDVIQAKLLKKLVRRLWDNSEFYHERMRKDDVRPDDIQSIDDVTKLPFMYKTDLRDNYPDLIFTEPQKKIIRYHASSGTTGKPTVVGYTRNDLDMWSTSLARALTSCGLGEDDVVQVSNGYGLFTGGLGFHYAAEKIGAAVVPASTGNTKRQLELIKDLNVTAMACTPSYMIHIAELAESMGMSIKDDTKLRVGLLGAEPWSESMRKNIQSDTGIFAQNCYGASELSGPMFTECLEQQGIHVWKDIALVEILDPDTLEPVSPGERGEMVLTILQKEAMPMIRYRIGDITALSEEECACGRTHPRIDRLSGRVDDMLIIRGINVFPSQVEHALMAIPEVGSHYQIEVDRKGSLDVIMLKVELSKEAFTDDIIKLRKITHTVSDSLRHILNIRVDVQLVEPGTLPRFEGKAKRVIDRRNLT
- a CDS encoding ACT domain-containing protein, which codes for MSEFVIKQLSIFSENRYGRLFEIANALKEADINLFAFSIAEAEGFGVIRAIVDDPEKARDKLSSLGFMVSFTEVLAIEMRDVPGGLAEAVKILKEARINIEYAYAYSGREKAVLIIRVDNIEEAVEKIKESGANLVHNHHFT
- a CDS encoding glycerol-3-phosphate acyltransferase is translated as MGDSRTPPIGRASEGSLRYTLMDSLGFDRYGTVYLAVFVFAVLSISLLLATSSIARLGIIAFYLFGSIPFAYIFTYIYPGRARFSKGTVFFGVSNSFRIGGYRAGLPTLMMEIFKAILPFLASFLFFDYDITITLLFVFASLLGTNFSIFLRFVGGMGTTILMWSVLLLSPITLIVWIILFYLVAKVLYDAYYGALINYAILPVLLFLIEGSVEMVIFAIAVAVIFVLKYDRSKDEIGIWYTSRKSKA